The following nucleotide sequence is from Citrus sinensis cultivar Valencia sweet orange chromosome 6, DVS_A1.0, whole genome shotgun sequence.
ttattaataggaTCAAGAgttgaaaattcaaatatagacaaaatatttaacaaatctAACAGcgtcaaataaaataaaaagatgaatgGTAGAGATTtagttttgaaatcaaatatcCTATCAATTCCGCTCTTTTTGATCTATAAATACATGCTAAAAGGATTGAGAACGGACTTTTTGACTAATTTCTCACCTAACTAAGAGAAATCCAGATTTTAGATTTATAGAATTATGAAACATATGCTGACAAAAGCATTAGAGTATATTTACATGTACACTTTCAAGTCTAGTTTGTGAAGATACtcaaaaacaagaaagaaaattcattttaacaGTACAAGCAGGTATAATTTCATCTTTTGTGTACTCGGATTATTGAATGTCTTTGGCGTCATCTGTGAGAAATTGAATGAAAAGCCATGACACTGCACCATGGATGAGGAAATTTCATTTGTTAATTGAAttgtgtaaataatttttagagtaCAAGTAGGTCAACTCCCAAAAATGAGGAAgttctcttcttcttcctttttttttttttttttatagactGGAAGCCTTTTAAATAGGCTTTTGAatcacaaattaataataaaaaatagattaaatatgaaaataaataaatataaaaccatTAAACAAATCATAACTCAGAACAATTAAAAAACGAGTCCAACTACTGGTACCCCTCCAAAATTCTATTGAAACACCTTTTCAAATTATACTCCACATAATGTCGAAAATACCTCTTTTTTCCCTAAATAATCATCTTTTTcgtttgtaattttgtttctatttatcTGTCATCTAAATAATGAATATGTGTGTCGATGATAacatttgtaaaaaaaaatcaaggaaACAGATATGTACCTAtgaaatgagaataaattattatataaatcgCTTGCGGGCATTAACAATCGAAACATTTCCCAGAAGTCCAAAAGCAATTACAAGTAGATGTTCTTCTCCAATGAATCTATGAATCCGGCTGTGGGAGTGGGGGTTGCATTGCCATGAAAAATTGTTCatgtataatgaaaaagagaagagagatagagcccaaaaaaaaaaataaaaatcattcatgttctagcaaaataaattaaagaaattttaaaaaagaagaaaataaaattaaagagataTAAGTGgggttaattttatttgtattggtctttaaatgtaattttaataaaacaagGATTTTATAAGATCAATGAAGGAGTGCCAACAGTTCAActctaaaaaaagaaaagaaaagagagtttgtaattttattaacttttaaatggAGTATGTTCGGGGGGTTTACAAAGAAGGGTATTTTTGgtactaaataaaatataattaaaaaagattttaaagaaaattttggagGAGTGCCAACTGTCTGCATGTTGAGTTCCATTAAATAacaatagaagaaaaaaaattgtattttgaaTGTTCTTCTCTCACGGTCATGGGCAagatagaattaattaaaaaatcgcATGGCCAGCAACGGCAGCATCGAAAGTACAAGGAAGAAGCAGCTTGGTGCTTTCATCAACCTAACAAGGCCGCACGGCTGATTAACGGGTTTCGTATTAGTTAAACTTTACAATCATTGACGCTGTTTCTCAATGAAACCTCTACGAGTATAGTCTATGAGATTGCCGTTTGTTTTCCTCTACGGTGGCGTCACACTCTCAAAGGGCTTGCATTCTCTGATCTTGATCCGGACCGCACTGTTTCTACTTCCTCCACCGTTGATCACCTCACAACACTGCCTACGTGGCGCCTACACATTCAATCATCGCCAAACATGTTAGACTCTATGTACATAGATATTCAAGCTCATCGTGTCCTGCACGAATTGCGCGTAAATTGTTGCTTATACTAATCGAAACCCCTTTTGCAAGTTGGCCTATCCCTAACCAATAAAGTTGTGACAATTAGCTCTCACAGTTAACGTTGCTAcactattttcattattttacctAAATGGGCCCCTTTAATTTAAGGTCAAGTGACCATATTCTTAGTAAATTAACTAACTTTGGAATCATAAAATCGATGGATGCAATGATGCGCTGTGAGTCAAATAACGTATGATACgcttcaaagaaaacaaacgTATGAAGacaaaagagaaagattaATCTTACCAATTTCCAATGGTCTGGATCCAAAGTGGAAGCTGAGACTTGGAAACGTTTGACGGCCAAAGCCGGAGCATAGGCTTTGTTGTCACAGTCTTTGTCATGTTCGCTTTTAACTCTTTCATACGTGGTCAACGTTTGGTCCTTACCCTTACCCACTTTCTGAACCCGAtccaagaaataaataatgggTCTTTCACACGGGTTCGGGCTGAAGTACTGGGTGTTAAAAGTAAACGGCTCATCCGACCAACTCCTCCAAGACTTGAACGTCAAATACGCCGTTTCCAACCTCTTAGCCGTCTCCAAAGAGGGATACAACTGTACGGTGTAACCCCAAGAGACGGAAACGGTCCAGTTTCGACTCAAATCATAACAGAAACTCTGCTGCACGGCCCGATTAGGATCCGTTTTATACGCACCCATGAGCTTTTTCAGCGATTCGATTTGTGACATATTTGGAAATATCGGCAGCACGTAGTCCAGATGATGCAACGACACAATTGGTGCCAATGGGTGCGCCGCTAGTAACCCATACGGATCCCCTCGTATATCAATCTATATCAATAATTAACCAGAAttaatcaaatgaaatgtaattagttTAATCGAATGCTGTCAAAGTTTTCTTTCTCGAACATCACAATACCTGATGGAAACCAAGTTCTTTGGTGACGGGGACACCGATTTCAGCCATGCAACCTTGGACTTTCTGATCGGATCCGTAAAATGAAGCGTATCGGTCAATGCAACCGTCTAAAACCCTAACGAGCTCGGCGGCTAAAGGGTAACTAATGGCGAAGCCGCCGCCGCCGTAAGCCATGGTGTAAGAATGAATGACATCTTGTTCAACGCTCTCGCTATTGCCACCGATGTAATACATCTGGTTATGATCGTATCTCCCTAAAACTGTAACCAAATTCTCTAAGAAAAAAACGGTGTCATCATCTCCCAGGACGAACCACCGGACGTCACCTAACCCTAGCCGAAACGTTTCCTTAATGATGCGTGCAATACGTATCGCTGATCTCGTACCGTACCAGCTCGTGTACTGAAACCTAGACGTGTCCTGGGAGACCTTATACGGCGGTGACGTGGCCGGCCATGTTTTGTTAGGCTTCTCGTCCAGCCAAACGAAGCCACGCGTGAGGCCCGGCTTCCACCAGAGCTCGCAGTAATGTCGGCGATCGTCCCATGTGTTGGCGGACCCACCAATGCCGAATACGATGTGGGATACGTTTGTTTTAGGTTCATTGTAAAGGGTTGTGTTCTGTCGGGTGAGTAATTTCTTCTGGCTGCTTAATAATCTGTTGGTGTCACATTGAGATTGAGGGCAATTAGAGGTACTGTAATGTAATTTGTTGGATAAGGCGTAGAAGAACAATAGGTAAATTGAAATCACAGTGAAGATGAAAAGGGCAGATTTCATGAAGAGAGAAACTATGTCCATTGGTTTTATTAATGGAGAAACAAGGAGCTTCCACGTTTTGAATGGATTCTGAACGTGATTTTCTCGTGAAGAAGGAGACATGTGGGCCAGGTTTAAGGAGGACGATAACGCAATAACCCCACCAGAAAGAAATGCGTttctgaaaaatgaaaaatggattttgaggaattggtttttgaatagaaatcaaattttgatccCTAGAGAGTTGTAGATTGATGATCACTTGACGATCAGCATAATTTTCTCCAGTTCCTCCTTTGAACGtcgcttcttcttcttcttcttcttcttcttattcttaAAAGCATGGGAGAGAGACGTGAAATAATGtctgacaattttttttttttttcccttcaatgaaatttctctttcattaTCATGATTTATACCAAAGGAGAAGGAAAGTTCCCTTACAATGCGGCAAATTGAATTTGTGGGGGATTATGTTGTCAATTTGTTTCCTGGAAAAGTCAAACTCATCATGGCGTGTCATTATGttttcattcaaaataaaatattacacctcgctttgcttttgaatttgtttccTTATTAAGAATGAGAATAACATTGTTCCCACTTTCCGGCCGTTTTGGGTTCCAATATGgtatataatgaataaaatatattgacatttaaagaatttatagattttttaatctattttttgcTAGCTAGGAGGATATTATTAAGGATACTTGAAGGAATAGTTATTGTGGGATTTTGTTCTTGTGGCGTAGATATTATCATAGTATacgaataaaaataaaaatttataatcaaaatttaagttaGGTTACTATTCATGCCAATACCCATACTTTTGTAATATGcaacaaaatttaagaattttggaaaaaaatttaaaaggaacTGGTTgctttaattgatttaaaattattttttgtaccaattatttatctattattatGATCCAATCATCtagaaattatttaatttgaaaaagggTTGTATTGGTATTAAGAAAATCATAagtaataaatgtaaatttactgcgaaaaaataaatatgtgaaagtatcaaaatttcaatatatatgGTCACATTTATAAGTGGTAAGATCGCATTTATTACTTACCGTTTATCTTAGGTTCACATGCACTTAGAGGTTAGAGCACATgtttaaacaagaaaaattcggaaagaaattaaaattttgtaatttactttttacCATGAAAATAcctataaatcatatttttttaacatggAATCAATGAGAAAATTCACAAGCCCCTATACGATTTAAAGTCAATTTGGTAATActtgtaacttttaaactaattGTTATTAGCCGTGCTGTTAAAATAATCAACTGTgaataatatcaattaaatatttcgTAAAATTTAGTTCTAAACGTgctgtgagttttaaaagtaatagtctatgtttggtaaatcttactattaaattgttgtaataatgtaaatacttaaattaaatataatgttgaataaaatttatttaaatatttataaagaagtatataaatattttttattttgatatctcaatataattggtaatggtaataataatatttttaaagtcaataattttattacctaATTAATAAGATCATTTTAgagttttataatataaaagaggatatttatggaattgcattaagtataaaaattgattctcaaaatcagattttgagaAGTTACTCCTTTCAAAATCTGCTATAGGACAAGGTGATTTTGCGAAAAatgatttctaaaaaaaatttaccaaacactaaaattaacttttaactttttaaaaatcacttttgaacctcccaaaaatttccaaatggGCCCTTAGTAGTCGAATTATTACCTAAACATTTAGTTAGGGGTATATTCCCAACTGATGTCAACATTCTGCCCCTCCTTTGCACTTCATGAAAAAGGAAGACTTGTGAGATTAGAGTCTAATATTCTTAACTTAATTTGGATACGCTAAGAAAGCTTAGGGAAAGACACTCAATCTTTATCATGAAAAAAATAGGTAGGTATTCTTTACACTAAAATTGGCTAACTTATCAATCATTATATTTCTCTCACGAAAAACATGCAAAAAAGATAATGTTTGTTGAAGCCATCTTAATATGACTAGAGATCCAACTTGAATTAATGAAGTTACCATGGCAGTTGTTATGAGTTATTGCGAATGCAAGAAATTGCAAGAGTCACTCTCAACCCAAAGGAAAACTAGCCcttgtttaaaataaactccATAGTAAAATGACTAAAACGAATGCCCAAAGGATTGGCAAAGCTACCATAAAAGCTATTCGAACTATCATGAAACGCACTTGTAGCAACAAAGATGTTAAGTTTGCCCCTTGATATGTAAACCATCACAACCAAAATGACTAGAAATTAAGTTCTATTTCCACCTATGTGAGAGTGTGGCAactctaaattttttactatCCACAAAATCTTACCAGTTAGAACTAATCAATATCCATATAATCTTAAAttacatcaattaaagaaatatacacccctttaaaatattttgtcaatttatttaGGATGTACAAGTTTGGATAGATACACTGAGTagtctaaaattattatttttagaataaaattgcATATCCATAACTTATCCTAAAAGATTcatcttaaatgtgatttgaCACTCGTAGATAGTAAAAAATGATtcttcacaataattaaaatagtttgTGCTACTTTTTGGAGTATTGCGATATTTACAAagttagaataaaaaatttgtattccAATTGGTGTGTGATTAGGTGTGAACTTATGTTATAACTAAGAGGGCCAGGAGAATaggtaaaaaataaagaaaaataaggtcTCTACTAGAAATTTAGCACAATTCTTAGTCGGGATTTTCACTCTCCCCTATTATCTTGTAAACATATAATATCAAACTAGCATTAAGAAGATATATatcgagaaaaaaaaagatcattcACATAACATAAAGAGACATAATAATTTAACGTACTTGATATCTGATTGATCTATGCCCAAGAGTATTGTTTTACTCGGATTTTTGCTAGGATCTAATCTGAACCATTAAGTAGTTGTTCTTACCAGATCTAAGTCAAAtccaattaaaacaaataaaatttataaattagggGGAGAATGGGCTAAGTTTGGGTTGAGATATGTTTTTTAGACATTTAGGGCAGAAGGTATAACTGATGTGATTTGGGAAATGAGCTGCATTCATTTGGAAGGTGAGTTAAGGTGATATGTGTTTTGAACATTATGGAGAACTCAATAGAACTCGTAGGAGTTAATTTAGAAAGTTGATGTAGGGAGCTTAAGAGAGCTCAAGGAATAGCTTCGGTGAACTAAAGGATAACTTCAGGGAGCTAATTTAAGGACCTCAATAGAGGTCCTAGGAGAACTTCGATGAGGTCATATATGAAATGTGAACTAGGCATCAAAACCATCATAATAAGAagagaataagaataaaaaaataaagaacacaaaatattttaagtggTTTAGCCTTTTAGCTTATATCCAGAGGAGTAATTATCTCCAATTCACTATGTATGTGAAATGTTACATGATTCtcattacaatattaataaaaccTTATTAAAGGCTGATTATGGTGGATAATAACATGAGGGAGATGTGGGTCTTATAGAGACTAGAGAGTTTTCTAATAGAAGAATATTAGAAAAGCTTATTTGAGAGATGAGATGGCTAAGATCTTCCATGGAGGTATAAAAATGAAGGCAAAAGAAGATGAACCAGttttttaagaaatcaaaTCTTGCTCTTGTAGTTGGATAGAACAAAAAGAGAGATATATCATTCTCTCAAGTAAGATTTTGGATAATAAAACAGTGGCCTCTGAAATACAAGTaacgcaacccaagaggggggtgaattgggattttaaaaattatgcaatacaattcactcaacaaatcaatctaacgccttaatgaaatagaaaacaataaattcaaacaagcttaaaaataaaagagcaagggaagagaaaaacaaacacatggatttttacgtggttcagcaaTCCCtacctacgtccacgcctccaagccaaccaagCTCGATGATTTCAATATCCAAGCCtctcaaggcttcaagtttttacaattgacttataatgtgtcaataaacctttacaatcaagagattatctccccaatctctttaccccaagtgtttctcacacttatacactcacaatttgataagaaatgaaaattacaacaaaaactctctttaagagtggatatgcaaataatagctCACAATGATTCAATCTATGATAATTTGCgttttggaagctcaatatatgttgtatgatcttatatttgcttgcATTAGTTCTTAGAatagtttgagttgagtttttatagttaaagcccgaaaactaactgttataggcaaattctcgcgcccaagcggttagccgcttgatttatccggctagccgctcaggaatagtaatattaccgttatttttgaattttgctacagtaacattgttcactaaaattatactttggcctaaaactttatataattatactatggcccaaaatgtcataaaactttGTAAATAGGtctaatttcagaatttcctaAGAATAGTTGACTTTccaaaactttatgaaattatgatatgacctcaaaaatattattatttcttaaaaagatccttttcaacataatactcatatttttcaaagttctcaaaatctttcaccttagtccaaaatattcataaattataatatagcccaaaacatttcaaatgtttgtaaaaacctccaactccgaaatttaataataatacttattaaaatcaaagatttcaaaactcagcatttaagtccaaattactcaaatccacaaaatactttactttttaaaaataaaccttttagtttatgaaagtatttaattaaattaatctcttgagcttctcaaatgctaaatcatgcatcaattcaatcataccggctttacaagaatttatcgcactaatttattcgttgagctctaaactttattcttgattttgccgtttgtccgttgagtgtcttgagcatgatttcacttgattcacttgcataaatattacccttcaaaaactagtgaaaatgtgaaatacaatatctattaaatcacttaataaatatgtttgttatcatcaaaattacattataagTAGCCATTTAGGCTAACAGCCTCAAGGTTCAAGGAACTTTAAAGCTTTAACAATGGTGTTTTTGCTCTTAGGAAGAAGAACATGAGACTCTTGtttgaataataaagaagtttCATTTGCAGAAAAACCCTTAAGCTTTATAGGAGTGTTATTCAAGATACTTTGGTCATTTTGGATATGTGTTGTCATTTAATTACTGACCTACCTAAAGTGAGGCTATTTTAGTAATTAGGTCTTGTGGTCCCCTAATGATGATACTCATGAGCTTAGGAGGCAAAGAAAACCTTTAGCCACCTTTTTGCCTCCACAACTAGACACATTGCAAACTTTTAGCCTTATGGTCTTTATGTTTTTCAAAGGGTAGTAAAGGACAATTGATATGACATTCTCTTATTGCTTGCCTAGAGAATCTTCACTCTTATTGGCTCCTTATCCTTaacaaaaaggaagaaattttgttttctctcaTGATGTTGTGCAATGTTCATGTGCTGACCTTAACTATTTAGATTTCGATAATACCCATTGATATTGAATATATTACTGAAACTGCCCTTTTCATCAAGGAATTTATCCCTTACTTCTTTATGAGCTATACTACCATccaatcaaataaattgactTTCCTTAGTTGACTTTTCTTGTTACGTATCATTGAGTTATTGGCCCATATCATCAACCAAATTTCTCCTCATACAAGTATAAATACTAAGGGTCTAACTATATAAATTTCTAGGGGTTAAAgtctaaaattacaaataatacATGATAAAGTCTATCTTCAATTGTT
It contains:
- the LOC102629768 gene encoding uncharacterized protein LOC102629768, with the protein product MSPSSRENHVQNPFKTWKLLVSPLIKPMDIVSLFMKSALFIFTVISIYLLFFYALSNKLHYSTSNCPQSQCDTNRLLSSQKKLLTRQNTTLYNEPKTNVSHIVFGIGGSANTWDDRRHYCELWWKPGLTRGFVWLDEKPNKTWPATSPPYKVSQDTSRFQYTSWYGTRSAIRIARIIKETFRLGLGDVRWFVLGDDDTVFFLENLVTVLGRYDHNQMYYIGGNSESVEQDVIHSYTMAYGGGGFAISYPLAAELVRVLDGCIDRYASFYGSDQKVQGCMAEIGVPVTKELGFHQIDIRGDPYGLLAAHPLAPIVSLHHLDYVLPIFPNMSQIESLKKLMGAYKTDPNRAVQQSFCYDLSRNWTVSVSWGYTVQLYPSLETAKRLETAYLTFKSWRSWSDEPFTFNTQYFSPNPCERPIIYFLDRVQKVGKGKDQTLTTYERVKSEHDKDCDNKAYAPALAVKRFQVSASTLDPDHWKLAPRRQCCEVINGGGSRNSAVRIKIRECKPFESVTPP